The genomic DNA TTTTTCTTTTGTCTAGCCATTTCCCGCACAAAAGCCATAGGCGCCCGATGAAGGACATTGCCGCCTAAGGCCACTGTATCTCCATCTTGGACATCAGCCACCGCTTCTTGTAAAGTCAAAATTTTTTTCATTCTTCCACCCACCATTGTACCAGATTGCACGTCAAAAAGCTTTCCTTCATTTCACCGCATTGCAAGCAATATGAACCGCATCCCACACACCGGCAAAAGGAGGGGCATAACATAAATCCGTCATGCCCAGTTCGTCTGCACTCATCTTGTTATGGATGGCCACAGCAAAAATATCAATTCTGAGCACCACACCCTTGTTGCCAATGGCTTGGGCACCTAAAATTCTCCTTGTTCGTCTTTCGCAAATCAGTTTAATCCAGATCGGCGTCTGATCCGGATAATAAGCCGGGTGGTCCGTACTTTTAATAAACACGGTGGTATATTCCATGGCTAAGTTTTTGGCCTCAGTTTCAGACATCCCGGTTCGGGCCAGTTCAAGGTCGAAAACTTTAATCGCAGCGCTCCCTAATGTTCCAATATACTTCATATGCTTTCCGGCCATATTGGCCCCGGCAATGCGTCCGCATTTGTTGGCATTGGTGCCAAGGGGAATGTAGTCATTTTCTTCTTTCACTTTGTTGTACACCAGGGCACAGTCGCCTGCTGCATAAATATCCTTGACATTTGTTCTCATTTCGCGGTCAATGACCACCGCGCCGTTTGCTGCCAGTTGAATACCGGAACCCTCTAAAAATTGGGTGGCAGGCTTAACGCCAACGGACAACACGACGAGATCGGCCGGATAGGTGCCCAGGTCAGTTTGAACGGCTTCCACTTTCTCCCGGCCAATAAAGCGTTCCACCTTTTCCCCCAGGTGAAGCTGAACCCCCTGTTTATGGAGCTCTTCTTCGGCGATTTGGGTGATTTCCTGATCAAACGTTTGCAGGATGCGCTCAGCGCGTTCAATCACTCTGACTGTTTTGCCTTGCCGGACCATCGCTTCCGCCATTTCTATGCCGATATATCCCCCGCCTACAATCACCACATCCCTGATTTCTGCTGTTTCAGTCAGTTCTTTTAAGCGAATGCCATCTTCCAGTGTTTTAAGGACATGGATATTGCCAAGTTTCACACCAGGCAGGGGAGGGACAATCGGTACGGTCCCTGTGGCGATCATCAGCTTATCATACGTATCAATAAACAGCTTGTGGGCCTTGTGGTCTTTGACCAACACCTGCTTTTTGTCCGGTACAACCTTCACCACTTCATGTTGGAGAAAAACCTCTATGCCCATCTGTTCAAACTGTTCTTTGGTACGGGCGATCATTTTGGTATAATCATCATTTTCGCCCGAAACATAGTATGGCAGCCCACAGGCACCGTAGGATAAAAATCGGCCTTTTTCATAGACGACTACTTGTGCCTCTTTGTTTACCCTTTTTAATTTTGAAGCGGCAGACATGCCTGCCGCTACCCCACCGATCACAACCAATTTCATGCCCAACGCCTCCCAAGTGGGGTCAACCCGTATTTTTTAGCTCTGTGCAGCACTTTTTGGGGAGCTTCTTGAACGGGCAGTTCCTATCTCCGGTTCGTTGTCAATAATGCCCACCACCACGGCGTCAACCGGGGCATGTTTCCGCAGTGCATGCTGGGCGGCATGTCCCATAGAAACCAGAACAAGCTCACCTTCGCCGGCCCCAATATGATCAGCGGCGACAAAGTATTCCTTGTTCCCTCCATAGTAAGGCTGAATTACGAGGAATTTAAAACCTTGCAAAGCTTCATGTTTTCTGGTGGAAATCACCTTGCTGATCACCTTGCCAATGATCATGTGACGGACCCCCAGTTCTAGAGGATGATTTTGACGTATTCATTTCCCGTTAAGCCAAAGGCATTGGCATCATCTGTATCAATATGCATATCTAAAGCATAATCGTCTCTCACCCGTATCGTGACTTGATTCATGATTCCGCCTTTTTCACCTTCTACCAATACCGAGACCTTTTGGCTGTTATACACCCCGTACGCTTGGGCATCTTGCGGCGTCATATGGATGTGGCGATCAGCAATAATGCACCCTTCCTTTAGACGCACGGTACCCTTGGGACCGATAATCACAATGGGAGCCGATCCTTTTAGATCTCCGGAGTGTCTGACTGGCGGAGAAATCCCCAGTACCCTGGCATCACTGCGGGCCACTTCTACTTGGGTTTGTTTTCGCAGGGGCCCTAATACTCTGACATTGCTGATTTTTCCTCCCGGACCCATAAGGGTGACTGTTTCCTGGCAGGCATATTGACCGGGTTGGGAAATATCCCGGTCTTTCGTCAGTTGGTATCCCTTGCCAAATAATATGTCCACATGCTCTTGTTGCAGATGAACATGCCTGGCTGAAACACTGACCGGTACATACGGTGCCAATTGTTTGCCTTGTAACGCTGTATCTTGCAACATATGATGATGTTTGAGTTCTGCTATCACCAGTTTCGTGATCTCTTCCACAAGCGCTTCACGGTTCACCTTGTTCACTTTGCATCACCGCTTATTTTAAGATGGGTAATATTTTCTCCACATCGGCATGGGGGCGTGGTATCACGTGAACCGCAACAAGCTCCCCGATTCTTTGGGCAGCTTCAGCGCCTACTTCTGTGGCAGCTTTGACCGCACCAACTTCCCCGCGCACAATGACCGATACAAGACCAGAACCGATTTTTTCACTGCCAACAATCTCCACATTGGCGGCTTTCAACATGGCATCAGCTGCTTCGATCGCTGCTGTTAATCCTCTCGTCTCAATAATACCCAGTGATCCACTCATGTTCATTGCCTCCTCATCAACTTTCCTTATAAACTTAATGCTTAGAAAATTAGAAAGGTGGTGTTTTCACTTAAACTGCATCATCTTTCACAGTTGGCAATAATTTTTGGATATCTCCATGGGGTCTCGGAATGACATGGACAGCGATAACTTCCCCTACCCGGCCTGCTGCCTCTGCCCCTACTTCAGTGGCCGCTTTAACCGCACCCACATCCCCTTTGACAATCACTGACACCAGCCCGGAGCCAATCTTCTCACTCCCGACAATTTCCACGTTGGCGGCTTTCAGCATGGCATCAGCCGCCTCAATGGCTGCCGTAAATCCTCTTGTTTCAATGAATCCTAATGATTCGTTCATGGTCAGTCCTCCTTCACTTGTTTGGCTTGTGATTCTATTGCAGTTGAAAGTTGACCCTTAACTTGTTCTTGTTGCGCCGGAGGGATAAATTTTAATATTTCAGGATGGGGATTTGTAATGACCAGCGCCATTTTTAACGCATTGCCTAGTCTTTGACCCAGTTGTTGAGCTGCTTCCACGGCTCTGGTGACATCTGCAATCCCGCCGCCAACGATAACGGTGACGAGTCCACCTCCTAAATATCGCTCACTGGCTAAAAAGTCCACATTTGCTGTTTTACACATATGGTCTAACAGTTCCACTGCGCATGTGAAATATTGGGTTTCGATCACCCCCAGAGCTTCATACTTTCTCATGCGTTTCCACCTTTTCTACAGGCGTAATAAGCGGTTCCAAGCCCTGGTAAGGTCTGGGAATGGTACGTACAGCCACAACTTCACCAAAATATTGCGCCACTTCGGCTCCCCGTTCTAAAGCCGCTTGTACAGAGGCAAGGTCACCTGTGATCATAATGGCGATCCATCCTGAGCCCACTTGTTCCACGTGATGCACATTCACAAAGGCTGACTTAACCATAGCATCCATGCACGCTGTCGCTGTGACCAATCCTTCGACCTCAATGATGCCTAATGATAGATTCACCATCCCCACTCCTCACAAGCCCGTTATTTGACGTTGACCTTCCCAATGGGTAGCAACTTTTGAAAATCTTCCATTGCTGAAGGAATCAGATGGGTGAGTATATCGTTTTCGGCAATGTAATGGCTTGCCTCTTGTCTGGCCACTTCCAGTGCTGTTTGCACCTCATCCACCTTTCCGCTGAATTTGACTTGTACAACAACGGGGATCGGGGCGCGATCACCTAATGCTGGATTGTTGCAATCAATCCCTTCAATGGTGATGTCAGCTGCTTTACAAGCTTTATCCATCACAGCCAGCGCCACACTAAAACCTTGTACTTCCAAAAATCCTATCGCTTTGTTCATTGCTTTCCCCCTATCCTATGATGCGGAATCCACCTTCAGCAAGCACACACCTTCTTTCCCTGGTGAAGGTTTTGGCAGAGGTAACGCCTTCACCAGTCGGTCCGGCAATGGTCATGGTGGTATGTCCTTCACCACCATAACCGACGCCAGCTAAAGATGAAGCATTTTTGACAAACAGGGTCGTTTGGATGGCTCTGGCAAACTTCGTGAGATGATCCACATTTTTGGAATGCATAATCGCTGTATGCCGGTTTCCATGCTCTGCCATGACAGCCTTCTCGATGGCTTCATCCAACGTTTTGACCCGGACAATCGGGAGTACAGGCATCATTTGCTCCAATTGTACAAAAGGATGGTCAAACTCAACGTCGCAAATGAGCAGTTTGACTTCTGTCGGGGGTTGAACACCGATGTGTTCCAGAAATAAACGGGCATCTTGGCCAATCCAGTCCTTAGAAACCTGGTAATGTCGTTGAGGATTGAAACCGCAACCCCTGTTCTGTTCGTTCCCCTGTTCTTCAAGGGCAAAAGCCATGACTTGTTCCACTTCATGCTGTCCGAGCATGTAAGCGCCATGATTGAGCATGTGGAAAATGAGGTCATCGGCCACCGACTCCAGAACAAACACTTCTTTTTCAGCTATACACAACAGATTGTTATCGAAAGCGGCACCTTCAATAATCGACCGGGCCGCATGTTCAAGATCGGCCGTATCATCCACAATCACCGGCGGATTGCCTGCCCCTGCCCCAATCGCTTTTTTCCCCGATTTTAACAATGTTTGCACCAGTCCTGGTCCGCCTGTACCGACCAGCAATTTGACTTTTGGGCTGTCAATTAGGGTTTGCAGCGTATCTAAAGTTGGCTCCTTCACCATCGTGACCAGATGGTGAGGACCGCCAGCTTCCGTAATGGCCTTATTGATCAACTGTACGGCATAAGCGCAAGACCGTTTGGATGAGGGATGCACGTTAAAGACAACAGCATTCCCCGCAGCCAGCATACCAATGGCATTATTGATGATGGTTTCGGTTGGATTGGTGACGGGGGTTACCGCTCCAATTAATCCATAAGGCGCCCGCTCCACAATGGTTAATCCGTTATCACCGGAAAAAGCCTCTGTCTTTAAATCTTCCGTCCCCGGGGTTTTCAAAGCGGCCAGTTCATGTTTGGCTACTTTATCTTCATATCTGCCAATCTTCGTTTCTTCGTACACTTTTCTTGCTAATACTTCTTTTTCCCTTACAACTGCTTCACGGATAGCTGTGATAATTTTTTCCCGATCTTTGAGCTGAAAATGTTTAACGAACTCCATCTGCGCCCGGTAACTAGCTTCAATGGCATCTTCCATATGATTGAAAACACCCCATTTTTCCTCCGCTCCGCCTAAATTGCGGTTTCTGTTGGGGCTCTTTACGGTTTCCTGTTGAGAAACAGGCACCTGTTTGAATTGGACTGGCTTGATGCCTTCACCAGAGGCAACAGACCCAGCTGAAACAGACGGAGAAGCAGAAGCACTTTTTCCCAGCGCCGATTCCACGTTATGCAACACGGACTGCACAATTATTTCAATATCCTTTTCCGTCATGTTCATCCCCAGGCATATCCCCCTTTCTGGTCAAATACGTTTTCAGTATTTTTTCTGTCACTTTTTTGACAATGGTTTCAATCCATTCTTCTTTACTGGCCAGTGTTGAAGGTGTGGACGGGCCTTGCTCATCATGTGCATAAGGCCTTTCCTTTGCGGGAGGGTTACAGGGCGGGACGCCGCCCGTTTTGATGCCCAATCTTTCCCTAATGTTGATCAGATCTGAAATTTGCGAACAATTCAGTTCATTGGCTCTGTTGATGATATTGTTGGAATACATGAGCATCAGCGCGTAATGTTCCAGCGACTCCATCCGGTAGTAAGCCTCAAAAATATCCCTTCCCCATGTTAAGGCGCCATGGTTGGCCAGGAGAACCGCATTGTATTCCTTACAATATGGTGCAATGGACTCAGGCACTTCTTCTGTTCCTGGTGTTGCGTATGACGCCACAGGCACCTTCCCTAATAACACGACGGCCTCCGGAGAAATCGGCTTTTCCAAACTCATTCCCGCTATGGCAAATGAAGTCGCCACTGGAGGATGGGCGTGTACGACGGCATTCACTTCTGGATTCTCTTGATACACTCTTAAATGCATCTTAATTTCTGAAGAAGGTTTCATCTTGCCAGCAAGCACTTTCCCGGACAGGTCCATCTTGACCATCATGTCGGGGGTCATAAACCCTTTACTTACCCCGGTTGGTGTCGACCAGATGGTCTCGGGGCCCACTTTGACGGAAATATTGCCGTCATTAGCGGCCACAAAGTTTTTGTTATACATCCTCTTGCCAATCTCACAAATCAGCTTTTTGGCTTCAAAATCAGAGTAGTATTTTTTATGGTGAATCATAACATGACAACTCCTTAAGTATGAAACATACGTTAGGGAGTCTATCAATTAAAGATCTGATTACGGAAAACAAATAAAACCAATAACAACCCCCGTAAACGTTACTTTAATTTTCTTATTTCTGTTGTGTTTTGTCAATTTTTATTTTGTTTCAATGGATTATTTTGTTGGTTTTAGTCAAAAAAATGTGGTACAATGCTCTCAGCATCAACTCTTGAACAAGGAGTTATCCCATGTTACCCATTGCCCGCAGGAATAAAATTAAAGAATTGATTACCGAGAAAAAGAGTGTCACAGTTACTGAATTGACCAAACTTTTTAAAGTGACAGAAGAGACCATCCGCCGGGATTTAAAGCAACTGGAAGAGGAGGGATTCCTCAATCGTACCTATGGCGGAGCATACATTTCCGAAGGCGTTCAAAACGATGTGGATATTACCTTGCGAGAACACATCCACGTTGAAGGAAAACAAAAAATCGCCTCCCAGTGCTTGCCCTTTATTCATAGCGGCGATTCCATTTTTTTAGACGCATCGACCACCTCTGTTGTGCTGGCCAGCATGCTGCAAGGCAAAAAGATTACCGTTGTGACCAACTCGATTAAAATCGTCAACACACTGGTCGACAACCCGGACATTGATCTCGTGGTCATTGGCGGCACATTAGCAAAGTCCTCGTTATCAAATGTAGGTAAAACGGCTGAATATCACTTGAATCATTATTTCTTTGACACTGCTTTCATTTCTTGCCGCTCGGTCAGCATGCAGCATGGCCTGACGGATTCAAATGAACAGCAAGCAGCCATGCGTAAACTGGCGGCAGAGCATGCTAACAACGTGTTTTTAATTGCCGATTATACGAAATTTGATAAAACATCCTTCACCAGAATTGGAGGGTTTGACCTGGTTGACACCATTGTTGTCGATCAAAAACTTTCGGCGGAGTGGCATCAATTTTTAGAAGAAAAACAAATCACTTTGATCGAATGTGATTAAGTCAAAAACATGATGCCTAAGTGCATCATGTACCTTCAACTGTTAACAGAAAACCTCCAGATGCTGCCTAGCACCGGAGGTTTTTCCTTTTCTGCTTACTCCTTAAACATATTGGCCAGACTGTCGCGAAAGGGAGGATAAGCGATGCCCTTTTCAGTAATGATCGCTGTGATCAGTGTATGATCGGTGACATCAAAGGCAGGATTGTACGTTTTGATACCTTGGGGTGCCATTGGTTTTTCGTACCATTTCGTTGTGATCTCTTCTGCCGGCCGCAGTTCAATGTGAATCTCATCACCTGTTTGGCAAGCCATATCAATGGTGGATAACGGTGCACAGACATAAAAGGGAATCTGGTAGTATTTGGCCAGAATGGCCACCCCTGACGTGCCAATTTTGTTGGCCGTGTCTCCATTGGCCGCAACACGGTCGCAACCGACCAGAACGGCTTGTATTTTTCCTTCTTTCATCACAATCGAAGCCATGTTATCACAAATTAATGTGACGTCCACGCCAGCTTCCCGTAATTCCCATGCTGTCAGCCTGGCCCCTTGCAGCAATGGCCGTGTTTCATCAGCATACACTTTGAAGTTATACCCTCTCTCCTGCCCCAGATATATCGGTGCTAAAGCTGTTCCATACTTTGCTGTGGCAATGGTTCCGGCATTGCAGTGGGTTAAAATGCCCCACCCCGGTTCCAGTAGGGAGAGGGCATGCTCACCAATGGACCGGCAAACCTGTTCATCTTCAGCCCGGATCTGTTCAGCCTCATCTTTTAAGGCTGTTTTGATGGCTTGAACAGGTTTGTCTTTTTCTTTCACCAAGCGCTTTTCCATACGGTCTAAAGCCCAAAATAAGTTGACAGCTGTAGGGCGGGACGAAGCCAAATACGCTTTGGCTTGTTTAAAATCAGCGTAAAGTTGTTCGTAGTTTTCAGCTGCCGACTTTTTTGCGGCTAAATATACTCCATAAGCGGCGGCGATGCCAATCGCGGGTGCTCCGCGAACTTTTAAGTGATAGATCGCCTCCCAAATCTCTTCCATTTCTTTCAATTCCACAAAAACTTTTTCATTGGGCAGCAATGTCTGATCCAACAGGACAAGGGCATCGTTATCATCATCAAGCCTGACAGATTGAATGGCTTCAAGCAGATTCCCCATCGCTCTACCTCCCTAAAATTGCTGGGCAAAAGTCCGAATCACTCTGACGTAGTCGACACCGTGTTTCATGGTCTCCCTTTCCAAGATAAAGGTCTTACCAGCTGACAAACACAGTTTTTCAGCCCGTACCCTTTTGCTTTGATCTTCAATGGAGGTAATATCCTTGACATGGGCAATACCAATAATTCTGCGACACAGTTCAAGCCCTGTGACTGCCGCTGTATCTGTTAAGATAGCGTCAAGATAATATTCCCTGAAGCCCGGGTATTTGGCCACCCTTTCTGTTGCTTTTTCATCCCAAGCAGCAAGGAATTTAGTTTTAAACAAATCAATCACATCTTTGATCGTCTCTTCTAAATAAGTCATGTAATCTTTGCGCCTGCCTTCATCGTCAATTGTAAACTTGGCATTGGCATAAGCAAAGATTAAGTTGGCAATCACATTTCCCACATCATAGCCGGCCGGCCCGTAGAAAGCAAATTCGGGGTCAATCACTTTTGTCGAATCTTCTTTGATGAAAATAGAGCCTGTATGCAGGTCGCCATGAAGCAGAGATTGGGCATTGGTCATGAACTCAAATTTAAGTTTGGCCGTTTCCAAGACCAATTGTTGGTCATTCCAGATCTCGTCCTGAACAAACTTCCTGGTTTCATCCAAGAGGTCATTGCGGGGACAATCATAAAAAGGTTCTGTATACACCAGGTCTTCAGTAATTTCGCACAGTTCAGGGTTGATAAATTTCTTGACCAGCTCTTTCTTCTCTTTATGATCCATAACAACGTCAGAGGTCAAGAGCAGTGTATTGACCATAAACGTGGTGATATGATCGGCAAACAAAGGGAACTTCTTATGTTCCATCAAAGCCGTTCTCATGATTTGATGATCTGATAAATCCTCCATCACACAACAGTTCATGACCGGATCATATTTGTACATCTTAGGCACAAACCCTGGGGCCAGCTCGCCTTGCAGCTTTAAAATTTCACTTTCAATTCTGTTCCGGTCCGGTGACACTTTAAATTCGTCAGAAATACGGGCAACCGGACCAGCCTGCTTAATAATGATAGACTTTCCGTTTTTTTCATCCACCACCCTAAACACATAGTTTAAGTTTCCGTCTCCTATTTCTTTGCACGTGAGTTCAGCATCATCATCAAAAATATCGAGCATGGTTCTGGCGTACTCGACTGCATCCTCTTCGTTCATGGTAAAATAGCGGGATGTAAAGTCTTTCATTTTGCTTCCTCCCTTGTCCGCTGTTCTCCATGGGCTTAGTTTCTTAATTTATAGTAGGTTAAAGCAAGGGCAAATGCTAAAACGCCCCCTTTGACAATATCCATTGCGTAATACGGGACAGACATCATGACCAGGCCGTTTTGAAGGATTCCGATCAGCACAGCCCCCACAAATGTGCCGAATGCATTCGGCTTGCCGGCACCAAGGACAGAAAAACCAATAAAGGCCGCTGCGACGGCATCCATTAAGTACGGGGCTCCGGCATTAATTTCTGCTGTCATGACACGGGAAGCGAGCACGATTCCTCCAATTGCGGCGAAGATGGCCGAAAGCAAATAGGCATACACCTTGTATTTATTAACGGGGATCCCGGAGAGCCTGGCTGCTTCCTGGTTACCTCCTATGACATACATATAGCGTCCGTGTTTGGTATAGGTTAAAAAGATATGCACCAAAACAACCACAATCACCATCATGATAATAATCCACGGCACCTGTCCCAGTTTGGCAAAGACGGGGCTAATCATTCCGGTAGCGTAAGACCCGTCAGGCATGACCATGTTTTGGGACACCGTTGCCCCTTTGGTATACGTCAAGGCCACACCTTGAATAATAAACATGGTTGCCAGTGTCAAAAGTAAATCAGGAATTTTTACCTTCACAATCATAAAGGCATTAAAAGCCCCCACAATCAGTGCGGCAGCCAAAGCGGCAGCAATGGCCACAAGCATATTTTGGGAATACCAGACAAACATGGAAATCACAATGGCGTTGGCTAACGAAGCGGTAGAACCAACAGACAGGTCAAAGCCATTGACCGAGAGGGAAATGGTGATCCCGGTAGCAATGATCGTGACAATCGATATGGACCTTAAAATGTTAATAATATTGCTTCCCTGGAGAAAGGCCGGATTGGCAACGGCAAAAATGATAATCAGGGCGACAATGGTAATGATCGTTCCATATTTATATAAAAAGTCAAACAGGTCGAAATTTTTGTGGGCAGGCGTTTGGGTTGGTACGGGATTGTGCATGTTCATCCTATTTGCCCCCCGTCGAATAGAATAAAATCTCTTCTTCGTTTGTTTTCTTTGTTTCAAGCTCTTTGACCACTTCTCCATCATACACGACGTAGATCCGGTCAGTAATGCCCAGGATTTCTGACAGCTCACTGGAAGCATAGATCACCGCTTTTCCCCGTTGGGCTAACGCTGCAATTAATTCGAAGATGTCTTTTTTAGCCCCAACATCTACCCCTTTCGTCGGTTCATCAAACAGATAGACTTGGGCATCGGCCACAAGCCATTTACCAATGGCCACCTTTTGTTGATTTCCACCAGACAGGTTTTGCACCTTGGTCTCTGTAGACGGCGTTTTAATGCCGAGGATGTGGATCATTTCTTGCGCCTTCTGTTTTTCACCTTTAAAATCTAAAAACCCGCCAGGCTTGGAAAACTTGTTTAAATAAGCAGCCGAAAGATTTGTGGCCACAGACTCTTGGACTAAAACCCCCTCTTTTCTCCTCTCTTCCGGCACCAGGGCAATCCCCTCTCTCACCGCATCATAGGGGGACTTTAATGTCAACTTTTTTCCGCGAAGTACAATTTCTCCAGATACGATTTTTGACGCGCCAAAAAGGGCTTTGCAAAGCTCCGTTTTTCCGGCGCCCACAAGTCCTGCCACACCTACGATTTCGCCCTCTTTAACATGCAAATTGATATTTTTAATTTTACCTGTATCATACAGCCCTTTTACTTCCAGAACTGTTTGGCCGATGGCAACATCATATTTTGGAAACTGTTCTTCTAATTTTTGACCTAACATGTATTCCACTACTTTGTTGGGCGTCGTGTTTTCAATTTTCTCCCTGACGACAAATTGGCCATTGCGCATGACCGTAATCTCATCACAAATGTCAAACAGCTCAGGCAAACGGTGGGAAATGAAAATCACGCCCACATTCTTTTGCTTCAAATCCCTCACAATTCTAAACAGCTCTTCTGTTTCAGTGAGGCTTAATGGTGCTGTTGGTTCGTCAAGAATCAGAAATGTGCACTGTTGTAAAAGGGATCTGGCTATCAGCACCATTTGTTTTTGGGCGAGCGTTAATTCACTGACTAACTTTTTGGGGGAAACGTTGACATGCATGCTTGCTAGAATTTGTTCTGCTTTGTCATAGATGTTCTTCCAGTTGACAAACTGTCTTTTCCCCATGTGATGAACAATTTCACTCAGCATAATGTTTTCGGCCACCGTTAAGTAAGGAATCAGCGCGGTATCCACCTCTTGATACACAATTTGAATGCCGTGTTCTTGAGCATCCTTGGGTGAGCGGATGGTGACCTTCTTTCCATTGAGGAAAATCTCACCTGTGTAATGGTTGTAAGCACCTGACAAAACTTTCATTAGCGTTGATTTACCTGCCCCATTTGC from Caldalkalibacillus thermarum includes the following:
- the mtnK gene encoding S-methyl-5-thioribose kinase, whose translation is MKDFTSRYFTMNEEDAVEYARTMLDIFDDDAELTCKEIGDGNLNYVFRVVDEKNGKSIIIKQAGPVARISDEFKVSPDRNRIESEILKLQGELAPGFVPKMYKYDPVMNCCVMEDLSDHQIMRTALMEHKKFPLFADHITTFMVNTLLLTSDVVMDHKEKKELVKKFINPELCEITEDLVYTEPFYDCPRNDLLDETRKFVQDEIWNDQQLVLETAKLKFEFMTNAQSLLHGDLHTGSIFIKEDSTKVIDPEFAFYGPAGYDVGNVIANLIFAYANAKFTIDDEGRRKDYMTYLEETIKDVIDLFKTKFLAAWDEKATERVAKYPGFREYYLDAILTDTAAVTGLELCRRIIGIAHVKDITSIEDQSKRVRAEKLCLSAGKTFILERETMKHGVDYVRVIRTFAQQF
- a CDS encoding ABC transporter permease codes for the protein MNMHNPVPTQTPAHKNFDLFDFLYKYGTIITIVALIIIFAVANPAFLQGSNIINILRSISIVTIIATGITISLSVNGFDLSVGSTASLANAIVISMFVWYSQNMLVAIAAALAAALIVGAFNAFMIVKVKIPDLLLTLATMFIIQGVALTYTKGATVSQNMVMPDGSYATGMISPVFAKLGQVPWIIIMMVIVVVLVHIFLTYTKHGRYMYVIGGNQEAARLSGIPVNKYKVYAYLLSAIFAAIGGIVLASRVMTAEINAGAPYLMDAVAAAFIGFSVLGAGKPNAFGTFVGAVLIGILQNGLVMMSVPYYAMDIVKGGVLAFALALTYYKLRN
- a CDS encoding sugar ABC transporter ATP-binding protein — encoded protein: MAVTVLEMKNISIEFPGVKALDNVTFTTETGKVHALIGANGAGKSTLMKVLSGAYNHYTGEIFLNGKKVTIRSPKDAQEHGIQIVYQEVDTALIPYLTVAENIMLSEIVHHMGKRQFVNWKNIYDKAEQILASMHVNVSPKKLVSELTLAQKQMVLIARSLLQQCTFLILDEPTAPLSLTETEELFRIVRDLKQKNVGVIFISHRLPELFDICDEITVMRNGQFVVREKIENTTPNKVVEYMLGQKLEEQFPKYDVAIGQTVLEVKGLYDTGKIKNINLHVKEGEIVGVAGLVGAGKTELCKALFGASKIVSGEIVLRGKKLTLKSPYDAVREGIALVPEERRKEGVLVQESVATNLSAAYLNKFSKPGGFLDFKGEKQKAQEMIHILGIKTPSTETKVQNLSGGNQQKVAIGKWLVADAQVYLFDEPTKGVDVGAKKDIFELIAALAQRGKAVIYASSELSEILGITDRIYVVYDGEVVKELETKKTNEEEILFYSTGGK